In Pseudomonas oryzicola, one DNA window encodes the following:
- a CDS encoding GTP 3',8-cyclase MoaA, translating to MIVDRQGRRFRNLRVSLTAACNYACTYCVPDGKRLVAAQDELSADSLARGVAYLIEAAGIERLRITGGEPLVSQRLEGFLAAVARLDLDDISLTTNGQLLARKLPQLQAAGIRRLNISLDTLDPQAFRRIARGGDLASVLAGMEQAGALGMHIKVNMVPMRGQNLDQVLPLLDYCLARGFELRFIELMRMGHLARDHNAFLQQFVGLDQLLTLIAAQHAFVQVDAPPGATALRYQVPGKGHFGVIANESVPFCRSCSRLRLSSTGWLHGCLSSGNRHYIGDLLEKPRHQALPALQRLLVKALADKQELAFSGDVMVMKVIGG from the coding sequence ATGATCGTCGATCGTCAAGGCAGGCGTTTTCGCAACCTGCGCGTCAGCCTGACGGCTGCCTGCAACTACGCCTGTACCTACTGCGTCCCCGATGGCAAGCGCCTGGTGGCAGCGCAGGACGAGTTGTCGGCAGATTCACTGGCTCGCGGCGTGGCCTACCTGATCGAAGCCGCCGGTATCGAGCGTTTGCGCATCACTGGCGGCGAGCCATTGGTCAGCCAGCGTCTGGAGGGCTTTCTGGCCGCCGTGGCCAGGCTCGACCTCGACGATATCTCGCTGACCACCAATGGCCAGTTGTTGGCGCGCAAGTTGCCCCAGCTGCAGGCGGCGGGTATTCGCCGACTGAACATCTCGCTCGACACGCTGGACCCACAGGCCTTCCGCCGCATCGCCCGCGGAGGTGACCTGGCGAGCGTGCTGGCGGGTATGGAGCAGGCCGGCGCGCTTGGCATGCACATCAAGGTAAACATGGTGCCGATGCGCGGGCAAAACCTCGACCAGGTATTGCCGCTGCTGGACTACTGCCTTGCGCGCGGTTTTGAACTGCGTTTCATCGAGCTCATGCGCATGGGGCACCTGGCCCGCGACCATAACGCGTTCCTGCAGCAGTTCGTCGGCCTTGACCAGTTGCTCACGCTGATCGCTGCTCAGCATGCCTTTGTCCAGGTCGATGCGCCGCCAGGTGCCACCGCCTTGCGTTATCAGGTTCCCGGCAAAGGCCACTTCGGTGTGATCGCCAATGAAAGCGTACCGTTCTGCCGTAGCTGCTCGCGGCTGCGCCTGTCCTCCACAGGTTGGCTGCATGGCTGCCTGTCGTCGGGTAATCGCCACTACATCGGTGACTTGCTGGAGAAGCCGCGCCATCAGGCACTCCCGGCCTTGCAGCGCTTACTGGTCAAAGCCCTCGCAGACAAGCAGGAACTGGCGTTTTCCGGCGATGTGATGGTGATGAAGGTGATCGGGGGCTGA
- a CDS encoding TetR/AcrR family transcriptional regulator, with product MQKEPRKVREFRRREQEILDTALKLFLEQGEDSVTVEMIADAVGIGKGTIYKHFKSKAEIYLRLMLDYERDLNALLHSADVDRDKEALSRAYFEFRMRDPQRYRLFDRLEEKVVKGNQVPEMVEQLHSIRASNFDRLTQLIKGRISEGKLEDVPPYFHYCAAWALVHGAVALYHSPFWSNVLEDQEGFFQFLMDIGVRMGNKRKRDPEPSN from the coding sequence ATGCAGAAAGAACCTCGTAAGGTCCGTGAGTTTCGCCGTCGCGAACAGGAAATCCTCGACACCGCGCTCAAACTGTTCCTCGAACAGGGTGAGGACAGCGTCACCGTCGAGATGATCGCCGACGCCGTGGGCATCGGCAAAGGCACGATCTACAAGCACTTCAAGTCCAAGGCGGAGATCTACCTGCGCCTGATGCTCGACTACGAGCGCGACCTGAACGCGCTGCTGCACTCGGCCGATGTCGATCGCGACAAGGAAGCCTTGTCGCGCGCCTATTTCGAGTTCCGCATGCGTGACCCGCAGCGTTACCGGCTGTTCGACCGTCTGGAAGAAAAGGTGGTCAAGGGCAACCAGGTACCGGAAATGGTCGAGCAGTTGCACAGCATCCGCGCTTCCAACTTCGACCGCCTGACCCAGCTGATCAAGGGCCGTATCAGCGAAGGCAAGCTCGAAGACGTGCCGCCGTATTTCCACTATTGCGCTGCCTGGGCGCTGGTGCATGGCGCTGTAGCGCTGTACCACTCGCCGTTCTGGAGCAACGTGCTGGAGGATCAGGAAGGCTTCTTCCAGTTTCTCATGGACATCGGCGTGCGCATGGGCAACAAGCGCAAGCGCGACCCGGAACCGTCGAACTGA
- a CDS encoding TatD family hydrolase, which produces MLVDSHCHLDRLDLSAHQGSLDAALQAARERGVGHFLCIGVSAENAGAVKALSEQYADVDCSVGVHPLDLAPGETPALEWLLRELAHPHVVAIGETGLDYHYEPEAAELQQASFRLHLEASRQTGKPVIVHTRAARADTLALLREADLPQAGVLHCFTEDWEMAKAALDLGYYISLSGIVTFRNADALREVARQVPVDRLLVETDSPYLAPIPHRGKPNLPQYVREVAEYVASLRGASYAQLAEQTTANFKRLFPLARVA; this is translated from the coding sequence ATGCTCGTAGATTCCCATTGTCACCTTGACCGTCTTGACCTGAGCGCTCACCAGGGTTCTCTCGATGCCGCCTTGCAGGCGGCGCGTGAGCGCGGGGTCGGGCACTTTCTGTGTATCGGCGTCAGTGCCGAGAATGCCGGCGCGGTGAAGGCGCTGAGCGAACAGTACGCCGATGTCGATTGCTCGGTGGGCGTGCACCCGCTGGACCTCGCGCCTGGCGAGACCCCGGCGCTGGAATGGCTGTTGCGCGAGCTGGCCCACCCGCATGTGGTGGCGATTGGCGAAACCGGGCTGGATTATCACTACGAGCCGGAGGCTGCCGAGCTGCAGCAAGCGTCGTTCCGCTTGCACCTGGAGGCCTCGCGGCAGACCGGCAAGCCGGTGATCGTGCACACCCGCGCGGCCCGCGCTGACACCTTGGCGCTGTTGCGCGAGGCTGATCTGCCGCAGGCGGGTGTATTGCACTGCTTCACCGAAGATTGGGAGATGGCCAAGGCCGCGCTGGACCTGGGGTACTACATTTCCTTGTCTGGCATTGTCACGTTCCGCAATGCCGATGCCTTGCGTGAGGTGGCGCGGCAGGTGCCGGTCGACAGGCTGCTGGTGGAAACCGATTCGCCGTATCTGGCGCCGATTCCGCATCGTGGCAAGCCGAACCTGCCGCAGTATGTGCGCGAGGTGGCGGAATATGTGGCTTCGTTGCGGGGGGCCAGCTATGCGCAATTGGCCGAACAGACGACGGCCAACTTCAAGCGCCTGTTCCCATTGGCACGCGTGGCTTGA
- a CDS encoding DNA polymerase III subunit delta' — protein sequence MAEAFPWQQALWQQLAGRSQHAHAYLLHGPQGIGKRALAERLMARLLCQQPQGLEACGGCKSCLLLKAGSHPDNFVLEPEEADKPIKVDQVRELVAFVVQTAQLGGRKVVLIEPVEAMNVNASNALLKSLEEPSGDTVLLLVSHQPSRLLPTIKSRCQQVACPQPSLAQSRAWLASALPDSDEAERDELLTLAAGSPLMAVSLQAQGVREQRALVTDGVKKLLKQQQSPSQLAEAWSNVPLLLLFDWFCDWSHLILRYQLTQDEEGLGLADMRKVVQYLAQKSRQAKVLEVQAWLLEQRQKVLGKANLNRALLLESLLAHWLQLPGAR from the coding sequence GTGGCTGAGGCCTTTCCCTGGCAGCAGGCCCTCTGGCAACAGCTGGCCGGCCGCAGCCAGCACGCCCACGCATACCTGCTGCATGGGCCGCAGGGTATCGGCAAACGGGCCCTGGCCGAGCGCCTGATGGCGCGTCTGCTGTGCCAGCAACCCCAGGGCCTGGAGGCCTGTGGTGGGTGCAAGTCCTGCCTGTTGCTCAAGGCCGGCAGCCACCCGGACAACTTTGTCCTCGAACCCGAGGAAGCCGACAAGCCGATCAAGGTCGACCAGGTGCGCGAACTGGTGGCTTTCGTGGTGCAGACGGCGCAACTGGGTGGGCGCAAGGTGGTGCTGATCGAGCCGGTTGAGGCGATGAACGTCAACGCTTCCAACGCCTTGCTCAAAAGCCTCGAAGAGCCCTCCGGCGACACTGTGTTGCTGCTGGTCAGTCATCAGCCCAGCCGTCTGCTGCCGACCATCAAGAGCCGCTGCCAGCAGGTCGCCTGCCCGCAGCCCAGTCTGGCCCAGAGTCGGGCCTGGCTGGCGAGCGCGCTTCCCGACAGTGACGAAGCCGAGCGTGACGAGTTGCTGACGTTGGCTGCCGGTTCGCCGTTGATGGCTGTCAGCCTGCAGGCGCAGGGCGTGCGCGAGCAGCGGGCGCTGGTGACCGACGGAGTGAAGAAGCTGCTCAAGCAGCAGCAATCGCCCAGCCAGCTGGCCGAGGCCTGGAGCAACGTGCCGCTGTTGCTGCTGTTCGATTGGTTCTGCGATTGGTCGCACCTGATCCTGCGCTACCAATTGACCCAGGACGAGGAGGGGCTAGGCTTGGCCGATATGCGCAAGGTGGTGCAGTACCTGGCGCAGAAGAGCCGCCAGGCCAAGGTGCTGGAGGTGCAGGCGTGGCTTCTGGAGCAACGCCAGAAGGTGCTGGGCAAGGCCAACCTCAATCGTGCCCTGTTGCTTGAATCGCTGCTGGCTCACTGGCTGCAGTTGCCGGGCGCCCGCTGA
- the tmk gene encoding dTMP kinase, with protein sequence MSGLFITLEGPEGAGKSTNRDYLAARLREQGLDVVLTREPGGTPLAEKVRELLLAPSDESMAADTELLLVFAARAQHLAQVIRPALSRGAVVLCDRFTDATYAYQGGGRGLPAERIAILEQFVQGDLRPDLALVFDLPVEVGLARAAARGRLDRFEQEGQAFFEAVRQAYLQRAQRAPQRYKLLDAAQPLEAVQRAIDALLPDIVERCRG encoded by the coding sequence GTGAGCGGCTTGTTTATTACTTTGGAAGGCCCCGAAGGCGCGGGCAAGAGCACCAATCGTGACTACCTGGCCGCGCGCCTGCGCGAGCAGGGCCTGGACGTGGTGCTGACGCGTGAGCCAGGCGGTACACCGCTGGCGGAAAAGGTGCGTGAACTGCTGTTGGCGCCCAGCGATGAAAGCATGGCGGCCGACACCGAACTGCTGCTGGTGTTCGCTGCCCGTGCCCAGCACCTGGCGCAGGTGATCCGCCCGGCGCTGTCCCGTGGAGCAGTGGTGTTGTGTGATCGCTTCACCGATGCCACCTATGCCTATCAGGGCGGCGGGCGCGGTCTGCCTGCCGAGCGCATCGCCATTCTGGAGCAGTTCGTCCAGGGTGACCTGCGTCCGGACCTGGCCCTGGTCTTCGACCTGCCGGTTGAAGTGGGCCTGGCCCGCGCCGCAGCGCGCGGGCGTCTTGACCGTTTCGAACAGGAAGGCCAGGCGTTTTTCGAAGCTGTACGGCAGGCCTACCTGCAGCGCGCCCAGCGCGCGCCACAGCGCTACAAACTGCTGGACGCAGCCCAGCCTCTGGAAGCCGTGCAGCGTGCTATCGATGCGCTGCTGCCGGACATCGTGGAGCGATGCCGTGGCTGA
- the mltG gene encoding endolytic transglycosylase MltG, with protein MRRKFLLLLEMSLILAGLAVGWSAWKVNSVLQQPLHVTQERLLDVPNGTNPNRMFYRMQSEGLLDDAVWLRLYWRFNMAGTPLHTGEYRLTPGMTVEQLFDAWRRADVVQYNLTLVEGWTFRQVRAAVARHEKIKHTLDGLSDADVMDKLGHTGVFPEGRFFPDTYRFVRGMSDVELLQQAYMRLDEVLAKEWAERATDLPYRDPYQALIMASLVEKETGIPQERGQIAGVFVRRLRMGMMLQTDPTVIYGMGERYNGKITRADLREPTPYNTYTMTGLPPTPIAMVGREAIHAALNPSDGTSLYFVARGDGSHVFSDDLDDHNSAVREFQLKRRADYRSSPAPQPQPGADAGASPEAPAAVEPAEQPALDQPPAQDAPVGGAQAAERPTPDEQH; from the coding sequence GTGAGACGCAAATTCCTGCTGCTGCTGGAAATGAGCTTGATCCTTGCCGGCCTGGCTGTGGGCTGGTCGGCCTGGAAAGTCAACTCGGTTTTGCAGCAGCCCTTGCACGTGACGCAGGAACGCCTGCTCGACGTGCCTAATGGCACCAACCCCAACCGCATGTTCTATCGCATGCAGAGCGAAGGGTTGCTGGACGACGCTGTCTGGTTGCGCCTGTACTGGCGTTTCAATATGGCCGGTACCCCCCTGCACACCGGCGAGTACCGCCTGACTCCCGGCATGACCGTCGAGCAGTTGTTCGATGCCTGGCGACGGGCCGACGTGGTGCAGTACAACCTGACCCTGGTCGAGGGCTGGACCTTCCGTCAGGTGCGTGCTGCGGTGGCAAGGCATGAAAAGATCAAGCACACCCTGGACGGCCTGTCGGATGCGGACGTCATGGACAAGCTCGGCCATACCGGAGTGTTCCCCGAAGGGCGCTTCTTCCCCGACACCTACCGCTTCGTGCGGGGCATGAGCGACGTCGAGCTGCTGCAGCAGGCGTACATGCGCCTGGATGAAGTGCTGGCCAAGGAGTGGGCGGAGCGCGCCACCGATCTGCCGTACCGCGACCCGTACCAGGCGCTGATCATGGCCTCGCTGGTGGAGAAGGAAACCGGTATTCCCCAGGAGCGCGGGCAGATCGCCGGCGTCTTCGTGCGGCGCCTGCGCATGGGCATGATGCTGCAGACCGACCCGACGGTGATTTACGGCATGGGTGAGCGCTACAACGGCAAGATCACTCGCGCCGACCTGCGTGAGCCGACGCCGTACAACACTTACACCATGACCGGCCTGCCGCCGACGCCCATTGCCATGGTCGGGCGCGAGGCGATTCACGCGGCGCTCAACCCGTCCGATGGCACCAGCTTGTATTTCGTCGCCCGTGGCGATGGCAGCCATGTGTTTTCCGACGACCTCGACGACCATAATTCGGCCGTGCGCGAGTTCCAGCTCAAGCGCCGTGCGGACTATCGCTCCAGCCCCGCACCGCAGCCCCAGCCGGGTGCCGACGCGGGCGCGTCGCCTGAGGCGCCAGCGGCGGTTGAGCCGGCCGAGCAGCCCGCGCTCGATCAACCGCCTGCGCAGGACGCCCCGGTTGGCGGCGCGCAAGCGGCCGAACGGCCGACGCCTGACGAACAACATTAA